In Thiothrix unzii, the sequence ACAAGCCATTACCGAATTAGCGCGTCGCTTCAGTGGCTATGCCACCAAACCGTGGGAGTCAGTGCAATGAACATCGCCACTCACACCGAACAAGAAGCCAAACAAAAGCTCTGCCCCAAAATGATGGTACAGGATGAATGTAGGGGCAGTCGCTGCATGGCGTGGCAGTGGGCAGCATTTGAACGCCTGACTTGTGGAACCGGATTACTACCTCACCATGCAGAATCTGCATTTGAGTGATACCGTGAAAATGATCAACACGAAATGCCTAGCCTTGATGCAGCCAATTTTTACCAACCCCTTGGTGAAGGCTGGCAGTTCCGCGCATTTGAAGCCGGTGACGATGGCTGGGAAGCACACTGGGAACGTGATGCTGACTCGGAACGCAAGGGCTATTGTTCAATGCTGCCTCATCCACTGGCAGTCATGGAAATACTCAAAGCAGTTGTTACTGCTATTGATAATTCAACCAAGCAGGGGAGGGAATAGGCATGACAAAACGCACCTTACGTGAAATTCATCGTGAGCATTTAGGCGCGGCACGTGGTTTACGCCATCACTGGAAACAATCACTGGAACAAGATGGCTTAACCACTGATGCAGAATTGCGTGATCTACGCATTGAAGCCATTAGTGCTAGTCATTATTGGCTCAATGCGGCCACAGAAGCTCGCCGTCAAATCACCTACCAGCGCAAATACGGCAATAACACCCTGAATGGCTTTCAATTTGTTACCACCTCCTTTCAGCAATACAACCCAGTACCGCCAAAACTTCGTATTTAACGCAGAACCAGATACTCACCCTCTCACATTCACCCTACCCATAAGACTGTGTTTTCAGCCTTACGGGCAGGTTTTGCCAACTAACAAATACGCGCAAGTACGCGGCGAACGGATCAATTTACAAGGAGACAATGATGCGTATGGTTCGACTACTGAAAGCCATCATTGATGCGGATTTCAGTAAATCCAATTTAACAATGAGCCTCACACTGCTGATGCAATTAGCGGGATACGGTAAGACAGAAGACGACCTTTCCGATTCACGCCTAGAGCAATTATCAGGATTGCGGCGTGATCGTGCGCGTGCAGCGGTTCGGGAAGTCATGGCAACGGGCTTATTTGAAAGCGCGGGGAAGGGCAGATTCGGAACAATTTACCGTATCCCCAAACACTTCCTCAGCACTCAAGGAAAGGCAGGATTTCAAATCCGACAAGGAGCCAGTGAAACGGATGCCTATCTCGCCACTGATGACGCAGAAGAAACAAGCGCCAACACTCGTATTGACCCCGGTTCCGATACGCTAGACGTGCTGACTGCCTTGAAATCCCACTACCAACAATTGTTAGATGCCCATCAAACACTGGTCGAATCTCACCGCAATTTAGTGATAGCCAACCAACATTTGGTCGAAACCAACCAGCTATTGGCCAAAACCTTCCCCCATTTCGGTAATAATAACCCCACACTGGGTGAGTCTTTACCCCCAAATGGGGTGGACTCCAACCCAGTATTGGTAACAGACAATAAAAAACCATTACACACTAAAACCTTTACACCTAATCCCCCTACAGTCCCCCAATCATGCCCACACACCGATGAAGTCAGTCAGGTGGATGACAGTATCAGCGGTATAACGTCAAATCATGGCTTAAGCCAAGTAGCGCTACGCTACCCTGATGAACTATCAACAGAAGAACGCGCTCAAGCACCGAGCAAACTTGATGGCCTACATCCTGTGGTCGCCCAAGAAGTACTCGACGTACTCGCAGCGAAAATAGCGCATGGAGAAGTAAAAAAATCGACTATCGGCTTATTGGTTTGGTTAGCCAACAGTGCCCGCTCCGGCACGTTCGACCGCACTCCTGCATTGGAATGGCGTAAACAACAGCAAGAACAGCAGGGAAGGCAGGCTAAAGTAACCGTGACCGAGTTGAATAACCTTGCCAACGAGATCAAGGCTTTGCAGATGATTTACAAGGCTGGTGGGATAGAGAACCCTGCCTCATTGGAAGTCATCAACTCCAAGAAAGCAGCGTATTTTCAAAAGCTTGAAGCTCACAAGGATGCGCCGGGGTAGGGGATACTTAAACCGATGGGTATCATTGTGACTCAGTGACATAGACAGTGGTAGGTGAAGAAATGTGTTGTCATTTTGCAATGTTTTATTTGAACGAGATCTGGTGAAAATGCCCTGAACAAGAGCATACTACTGGCAGAGGAAAACCTCTATCAGAGCAGCACTGAAGAAAAAAGGTAGCATATTGGTAGCATCGTCAAAAAGATAGCGAACAAGGATCTGAGGTTTTATACACAAATCCTTGTTTCTAAAGGAGAAAAATGGTGGGCCCACACAGACTCGAACTGTGAACCAAAGGATTATGAGTCCTCTGCGCTAACCATTGCGCCATAGGCCCGGTAGACGGGTTTTAGTTGGTTGGCAACTGACCGGGGTCGTATTCCAAGAAGCTGCGAAGCATATCCGAACGGCTTGGATGGCGCAACTTACGCAACGCTTTGGCTTCGATTTGACGAATACGTTCACGGGTAACATCGAATTGCTTGCCGACTTCTTCCAGCGTGTGGTCGGTATTCATGTCGATACCGAAGCGCATCCGCAGCACTTTCGCTTCACGGGAAGTCAGGCTTGAAAGCACTTCGCGAGTGACTTCTGACAAGCTTGATGTAGTTGCTGATTCAATCGGTGACAGAATGTTACTGTCTTCGATGAAGTCACCCAAATGTGAATCTTCGTCATCACCAATCGGGGTTTCCATTGAAATGGGTTCTTTAGCAATTTTCAGGACTTTACGGATTTTATCTTCCGGCATTTCCATTGCTTCAGCCAATTCTTCCGGCGTTGCCTCGCGCCCCATTTCCTGCAACAAACGGCGCGAAATGCGGTTGAGCTTGTTGATGGTTTCGATCATGTGCACCGGAATACGGATGGTGCGTGCCTGATCCGCGATGGAACGGGTAATCGCCTGACGAATCCACCAAGTGGCGTAAGTTGAGAATTTGTAACCACGACGGTATTCAAATTTATCAACGGCCTTCATCAAACCAATGTTACCTTCTTGAATCAGATCCAAGAATTGCAGGCCACGGTTGGTGTATTTCTTGGCAATCGAGATAACCAAACGTAAGTTGGCTTCCACCATTTCTTTCTTGGCGCGACGTGCTTTGGCTTCGCCAACCGACATATTGCGGTTAATGTCTTTGATCTGAGGAATGCTTAAATTGCATTCACGCTCAATTTCCAGCAATTGCTGTTGTGCTTCATGAACTTTGGGCAACAAATTCAACAGACGCGCATGATCGCCACGCTTGCTGCTGCAATAACGGTTGAGCCATTCCAAATCTGTTTCATTCTGCGGGAAGCTGTCAATGAAACCTTGGCGTGCCATACCGCCTTTTTGAACGCATAACTTCATGATATGACGTTCATTTTGGCGAATACGGTCAACAATTTCGTTAAGTTGTACCGTTAATTGCTCAATGATTGGCTGGGCTAAACGGAATTCCATGAATTTCGCAGCCAAAGCATCACGCGCAGTGGTGTAAGCCAGTGCGTTATTGTCGTTGGAGGCATTTTTCGCGGTTTCGTAAAGTTCACGCAACTCAGCAAACTTCAAACGTGCTTCTTCAGGATCAGGGCCGGTATCAACGGGGTCGGCTACGTCGTCTTCGTCTTCGTCAACAACGGCGGCATCGTCATCGCTTTCGGCTTTAGCGTCCAAATCCGTTTCATCCACGGTTGCTTGGAAAGCGGTAGCCAAGTCCTCATCAGGGTTCACGAAGCCATTGATAACGTCGGTTAAACGGACTTCTTCAGAGTCAATTTTATCGGCTTTTTCCAGCAGAATTTCGGTTGATGCGGGGTATTGTGCTAACGCTCGCAGGATTTCATTCAGACCTTCCTCAATACGGATCGCGATTTGAATTTCGCCTTCGCGGGTCAATAGCTCAACTGTGCCCATTTCGCGCATGTACATCCGCACGGGGTCGGTGGTGCGCCCAAAGTCACCATCGACGTTGGCTAACGCAGCAGCGGCTTCCTCAGCGGCTTCATCGTCAGCCTGCACAGCTTCGTCGTTTAATAACAGCGAATCCGCATCGGGGGCATGTTCATAGACAGTAATGCCCATATCGTTGATCATAGCAACGATGTCTTCAATCTGTTCCGGGTCAACAATCGTATCGGGAAGATGGTCGTTAACCTCGGCATAGGTCAGGTAGCCTTGCTCCTTACCTTTGGCAATCAGCTCTTTCAAACCGGATTGCTGCTGCTCTTCTTGACTCATGCCCTAAACTCTCTGGAAAAAAGGTCGGTAATTGTATCACAGTTTTCTAAAATGCCATCCGCTGTTTTAGTGCCGTTAACCCGGCAAATGATGCAGTTCAGACAGTAAGCATAGTAAATCGTTGCGTTCTTGCGCGGTTAATCCTTCAACCTGTTCCTGCTGCAACAGCTTATCTAACTGTTGTTGCTGTGCTTGTCGCCGTATTTGCGTCAAACAATCACGAAACTCCTTGAGGGGAATATCGCTGTCAGCAGGATACTGAAATTGTCCGCTGGTGAGGCGCGACAAGGCCGCTTCGTATTCGGTTGCGCGAAACCGCTCCACTAAAGCTGCGGTTTGTATGTGGGGATGCGCTTCAATGATTTCAAGGATCGCCAAAAATAAGTCGAGTCCTGCCACTTCGTAACGCGCCCATTGTTCGGGATTACCTACTTCCTGTGCAAGATTTGGGTAATCCAGCAATAGGGCAATCGCGTGACGCATCGGGGTACGCCGCACCGTTTGCTCATTGAGGCGCGATTGGCGGATCGGCGGTGCTTCCGGTGCGTTATTTTTGGCGTATTGGTTGAAAATCTTTTTTTGCCCCGGATCAAGCGCACCCATACGCACCAATTCCGGCATTAGCTGGCGTTTTTGCAGGATATTAGGCATTTTAGCCATTAACATCGCTGCTTCTTTAACAAACTTGGTGCGCTCTTCCGTGACATTCAACGTGGCATTTTCACGAAAACCAAGCTGATTATTAAGTCCAATCATAAAGAATTTCGTCAACGGCAACGCTTTTTGCAGTGAGGCTTCAAATGCTTCTTTGCCAATTTGACGGACGTGGCTGTCAGGGTCTTCGCCATTGGGAAGGAATAAAAAACCGACATTTTTATCATCTTGGAGTTCGGGTAAAGCATTTTCCAAGGCTCGCCACGCCGCTTGTTTGCCTGCTCTGTCGCCGTCAAAACAGAAAATAATTTCCGGTACAGTACGAAATAACAGTCGCACATGCTCCGGTGTGGTTGCCGTTCCCAATGTTGCCACGGCGTAAGTGATGCCGTATTGCGCAAGGGCAATCACGTCCATGTAGCCTTCAACCACCAACAAGCGTTCCAGTTTGCGGGTGTGTTGACGTGCTTCAAACAACCCGTACAGCTCAGAACCTTTGTGGAAAATCTCGGTTTCGGGCGAGTTCAAATATTTAGGGGTGTCGTTGCCTAATACGCGCCCACCGAAACCGATCACGCGCCCACGTTTGTCACGGATGGGGAACATAATACGTTCACGAAAGCGGTCATACACTTTGCCCGCTTCATTTTGAGTAGCCATTCCCGTTGCAAGGAGTTTCTCCTCGCCGTAAGCCGCTAATTTTCTTCCTAAATTATCCCAGCCACTGGGAGCGTAACCAATACCGAAGCGTGAAATAATGTCTGCACTTAAGCCGCGTTGTTGTAAATACTCACGCGCCGCAGGATTTTGAGGGAGTTGCGCTTGAAACCAATTCGTTGCCTCCTCCATAAGTGTGTATAAACTTTTGTTAGTGGGCTTGCGTTTTGGTGCATCTTCCGCACCTTCGCGGGGCACTTGCACTCCGGCAGTGCGGGCGAGGGCTTCGATGGCCTCTGGATACGCTAAATGTTCGTACTCCATCAAAAAAGAGATGGCAGAACCGTGTGCGCCGCACCCAAAACAATGGTAAAACTGTTTCGTCGGACTCACCGTAAACGACGCTGTTTTTTCGTTATGGAAAGGGCAACAAGCTTGATATTCGCGCCCCGCCTTTTTGAGAGGCACGCGCGAACCTATCACGTCGATAATGTCGACGCGGGTAAGCAGTTGGTCGATAAAGTCTTTAGGAATGCGTCCTACTGTATTTGTCATCTCTTTCCATGCTGTGAAAAACGCGCTAAGGTGTCTAGCCCTGACTCTGTATTTTGTACCATAATAGCAACCCTTTTAATGTCTGAGATTCCGATGAGATACACTGAACTACCCCTAGCACAAGGGCTTTATGACCCTGGCTTTGAACACGATGCTTGCGGCATGGGTTTTGTGGCGCACCTGAAAGGCGTTAAGTCACACCGGATTGTCCAGCAGGCACTGAAAGTACTGACTCACATGGAACACCGAGGTGCGTGCGGCTGTGAAGAAAATACCGGCGATGGCGCGGGTATCTTGATTCAGATGCCACACAGCTTCTTGGCGACAGAGTGCGCAGGCTTAAATATTAAGTTGCCCGAACCGGGGCATTATGCAACTGGCATGGCATTTTTGCCACAGGAAAGCGACGCACGCGCTGCGTGTGCTGCGGTCTTCGCCCGTATCGTTGAAGAAGAAGGCCAAACCTTGCTGGGCTGGCGCGATGTGCCGGTGAATCCGACGCCGATTGGCAAAACTGCACTCAAAGCGATGCCGTTTATCCGCATGGCATTTATCGCTAAATCGGCTGATGTCGCTGAAGGTATCGACTTCGAGCGCAAATTGTACGTGATTCGTAAGCGTACTGAAAAAGCCATTAACGCGCTGGAACACGGTCACATTTACTTCCCCAGCCTGTCGTCACGCACCTTGGTTTACAAGGGCATGTTGACCACAGAACAGGTGGGGCAGTTTTATAAAGATTTAGGCAATCCGCACCTTGAGTCGGCGATTGCGATGATCCATTCACGCTTTTCCACCAACACCTTCCCAAGCTGGGAACGTGCGCACCCAAACCGTTACCTGATTCACAACGGTGAAATCAACACCATGCGCGGTAACGTCAACTGGATGAATGCGCGTCAGGGTGTGATCAAAACCGAGGTATTCAACACCGAGTTGAGCAAACTGTTCCCGGTTGTTAACCCGAACGGCAGTGACTCCGCGATGTTTGATAACACGTTGGAATTCATGTATTTGTCGGGATACTCCCTGCCTCATGCGATGATGATGATGGTTCCTGAACCTTGGTCAAACCACGAAAGCATGAGCGCGGAAAAGAAAGCTTTCTACGAATACCACAGTTGTCTGATGGAACCGTGGGATGGCCCGGCGGCAATGGGTTTCACCGACGGTACGCTGGTGGGTGCAACGCTTGACCGTAACGGTTTGCGCCCTTCACGTTACTACCTCACCAATGATGACATGATCATTCTCGCCTCTGAAGTTGGTGTGCTGGATGATCTTGACCAAAGCACTATCGTTTCCAAGCAACGCCTACAACCTGGACGCATGTTGTTGGTCGATACCGCACAAGGTCGCATTATTGCGGATGAAGAAATCAAGCAGCAAATGGCAACTGCCAAGCCTTACCAGGATTGGTTAGCCAATAACTTGGTGGAAATCGCCGATCTGCCAGAAGCCCCCCATCATGTTTTGCCAGAACACGAAACTTTGGTACAACGCCAAAAAATGTTCGGCTACACCTACGAAGATGTGCGTAAGGTGCTTGTGCCGATGGCGTTGACCGGGATTGACCCATTGGGTGCAATGGGCATCGACTCGCCGATTGCGGTTTTATCCAATCAAGCGCAACCATTATTCAACTATTTCAAACAGTTGTTTGCACAGGTGACGAATCCACCGATTGACTCTATCCGTGAAGAAATCGTTACCTCGGCATACACTACGCTGGGTTCAGAAGGTGATATTACCGCGCCGAATGCTGCCAGTTGCCAACAAATCTTGCTGAAAACCCCGATTTTGGGCAATGAAGAGTTAGCGAAACTCACCCACATTCAGCGTGAGGGTTTCCAGTGCGTTACGTTACCAATCTTGTTCCGTGCTGCTGATGGTGCAACCGCGCTGGATGGGGCGATGGAACATTTGTTTGCTGCGGCAGATAAAGCAGTTGATGAAGGTGCGAATTTAATCGTATTGTCCGACCGCTTGGCGGATGCGGATAATGCACCGATTCCATCCTTGCTGGCGGTTGCTGGCTTGCATCACCATTTAATTCGTGGTGGTAAGCGTACCCGTGTAAGCCTGATTCTTGAATCCGGCGAGCCGCGCGAAGTGCATCATTTCTGCACCTTGCTCGGTTACGGCGTGCAGGCGATTAACCCGTATCTGGCGTTTGAATCACTCGATGATTTGATCCGTGAAGGTTTGTTGCCCAACCTCAAGCACGATTATGCAGTGCAGAAATACATCAAGGCCGTAACCAAAGGCGTTATCAAGGTCATGTCGAAAATCGGCATTTCCACGATCCAGTCTTACCGTGGTGCGCAAATTTTTGAAGCACTTGGTATTAACCACACGGTCATCGACAAATATTTCACTGCTACTGCTTCGCGCATCGGTGGGATTGACTTGAACATCATCGCCAAAGAAGCGTTGATGCGTCACCAACTGGCATATGACCATCACGATGCTGAACAGCGTTCCCTGAAAGCGGGTAACGTGTTCCAGTGGCGGAATGAGGAAGAAGAGCATCAGTACAACCCTGCGACCATTTACGCGCTGCAAAAAGCCGTAAAACTGGGTGACTACAAACTGTATAAACAGTACAGCAAACTGATGCACGAAGACGCGGAAGTTAAATTCAACCTGCGTAACTTGCTCGACTTTAACTATGCCGAACAGCCGTTGCCACTGAGCGAAGTCGAATCGGCGCAAAGCATCGTGAAACGTTTCAAATCCGGTGCAATGTCGTTCGGTTCAATCAGCCAAGAAGCGCACGAAGCCTTAGCGATTGCTATGAACCGTTTGGGCGGACGCTCTAACTCTGGTGAAGGCGGCGAAGATCCGGCACGCTTTATTCCCGATGCGAACGGCGATTCCCGCAACAGTGCCATTAAGCAAGTTGCATCCGGTCGTTTCGGTGTGACCAGTTACTACCTGAATAACGCCGAAGAAATCCAGATTAAACTGGCACAGGGCGCGAAACCGGGTGAGGGCGGGCAGTTACCGGGTAAAAAAGTTTATCCGTGGGTAGCGCGTGTGCGTGGTACAACACCGGGTGTTGGCTTGATTTCGCCACCACCGCATCACGATATTTACTCGATTGAAGACTTGTCACAGCTCATTCACGACCTGAAAAACGCCAATAAACGCGCGCGGATCAACGTCAAGCTGGTATCCGAAGTCGGTGTCGGCACGATTGCTGCGGGTGTTGCTAAAGGTAAGGCGGATGTCATCCTGATCTCCGGTTACGACGGCGGGACGGGTGCTTCCCCGAAAACCAGCGTGCAACACGCCGGTTTGCCGTGGGAGTTGGGTCTGGCAGAAACGCATCAAACCTTATTGCTCAACAACCTGCGTAGCCGCGTGCGTCTGGAAACCGACGGCAAGCTGATGACTGGGCGTGACGTAGCAGTGGCGGCATTGCTGGGTGCGGAAGAATACGGCTTTGCGACGCTGCCATTAGTCGCATTGGGTTGTGTAATGATGCGCGTTTGCCATCAGGACACTTGCCCTGTCGGTATCGCGACTCAGAACCCTGAGTTGCGCAAGAAATACGCTGGCGACCCGCAATACGTGGTTAATCTGTTGATGTTCATTGCCGAAGAGTTGCGCGAATACATGGCGAAACTCGGCTTCCGTACCATTGATGAGATGGTAGGGCGCGTCGACAAACTGCGCCAAGGCACAGCGGAAGGTCACTGGAAAGCCAGCACGGTGGATTTGAGCAAATTGCTGCACACGCCAGAATTGGAAGAATGCGACGGTATCCGCTGCATCCGTGCCCAAGATCACGGCATTGCGCAATCGTTGGATGAGCAGAAA encodes:
- the rpoD gene encoding RNA polymerase sigma factor RpoD; translation: MSQEEQQQSGLKELIAKGKEQGYLTYAEVNDHLPDTIVDPEQIEDIVAMINDMGITVYEHAPDADSLLLNDEAVQADDEAAEEAAAALANVDGDFGRTTDPVRMYMREMGTVELLTREGEIQIAIRIEEGLNEILRALAQYPASTEILLEKADKIDSEEVRLTDVINGFVNPDEDLATAFQATVDETDLDAKAESDDDAAVVDEDEDDVADPVDTGPDPEEARLKFAELRELYETAKNASNDNNALAYTTARDALAAKFMEFRLAQPIIEQLTVQLNEIVDRIRQNERHIMKLCVQKGGMARQGFIDSFPQNETDLEWLNRYCSSKRGDHARLLNLLPKVHEAQQQLLEIERECNLSIPQIKDINRNMSVGEAKARRAKKEMVEANLRLVISIAKKYTNRGLQFLDLIQEGNIGLMKAVDKFEYRRGYKFSTYATWWIRQAITRSIADQARTIRIPVHMIETINKLNRISRRLLQEMGREATPEELAEAMEMPEDKIRKVLKIAKEPISMETPIGDDEDSHLGDFIEDSNILSPIESATTSSLSEVTREVLSSLTSREAKVLRMRFGIDMNTDHTLEEVGKQFDVTRERIRQIEAKALRKLRHPSRSDMLRSFLEYDPGQLPTN
- the dnaG gene encoding DNA primase → MTNTVGRIPKDFIDQLLTRVDIIDVIGSRVPLKKAGREYQACCPFHNEKTASFTVSPTKQFYHCFGCGAHGSAISFLMEYEHLAYPEAIEALARTAGVQVPREGAEDAPKRKPTNKSLYTLMEEATNWFQAQLPQNPAAREYLQQRGLSADIISRFGIGYAPSGWDNLGRKLAAYGEEKLLATGMATQNEAGKVYDRFRERIMFPIRDKRGRVIGFGGRVLGNDTPKYLNSPETEIFHKGSELYGLFEARQHTRKLERLLVVEGYMDVIALAQYGITYAVATLGTATTPEHVRLLFRTVPEIIFCFDGDRAGKQAAWRALENALPELQDDKNVGFLFLPNGEDPDSHVRQIGKEAFEASLQKALPLTKFFMIGLNNQLGFRENATLNVTEERTKFVKEAAMLMAKMPNILQKRQLMPELVRMGALDPGQKKIFNQYAKNNAPEAPPIRQSRLNEQTVRRTPMRHAIALLLDYPNLAQEVGNPEQWARYEVAGLDLFLAILEIIEAHPHIQTAALVERFRATEYEAALSRLTSGQFQYPADSDIPLKEFRDCLTQIRRQAQQQQLDKLLQQEQVEGLTAQERNDLLCLLSELHHLPG
- the gltB gene encoding glutamate synthase large subunit, encoding MRYTELPLAQGLYDPGFEHDACGMGFVAHLKGVKSHRIVQQALKVLTHMEHRGACGCEENTGDGAGILIQMPHSFLATECAGLNIKLPEPGHYATGMAFLPQESDARAACAAVFARIVEEEGQTLLGWRDVPVNPTPIGKTALKAMPFIRMAFIAKSADVAEGIDFERKLYVIRKRTEKAINALEHGHIYFPSLSSRTLVYKGMLTTEQVGQFYKDLGNPHLESAIAMIHSRFSTNTFPSWERAHPNRYLIHNGEINTMRGNVNWMNARQGVIKTEVFNTELSKLFPVVNPNGSDSAMFDNTLEFMYLSGYSLPHAMMMMVPEPWSNHESMSAEKKAFYEYHSCLMEPWDGPAAMGFTDGTLVGATLDRNGLRPSRYYLTNDDMIILASEVGVLDDLDQSTIVSKQRLQPGRMLLVDTAQGRIIADEEIKQQMATAKPYQDWLANNLVEIADLPEAPHHVLPEHETLVQRQKMFGYTYEDVRKVLVPMALTGIDPLGAMGIDSPIAVLSNQAQPLFNYFKQLFAQVTNPPIDSIREEIVTSAYTTLGSEGDITAPNAASCQQILLKTPILGNEELAKLTHIQREGFQCVTLPILFRAADGATALDGAMEHLFAAADKAVDEGANLIVLSDRLADADNAPIPSLLAVAGLHHHLIRGGKRTRVSLILESGEPREVHHFCTLLGYGVQAINPYLAFESLDDLIREGLLPNLKHDYAVQKYIKAVTKGVIKVMSKIGISTIQSYRGAQIFEALGINHTVIDKYFTATASRIGGIDLNIIAKEALMRHQLAYDHHDAEQRSLKAGNVFQWRNEEEEHQYNPATIYALQKAVKLGDYKLYKQYSKLMHEDAEVKFNLRNLLDFNYAEQPLPLSEVESAQSIVKRFKSGAMSFGSISQEAHEALAIAMNRLGGRSNSGEGGEDPARFIPDANGDSRNSAIKQVASGRFGVTSYYLNNAEEIQIKLAQGAKPGEGGQLPGKKVYPWVARVRGTTPGVGLISPPPHHDIYSIEDLSQLIHDLKNANKRARINVKLVSEVGVGTIAAGVAKGKADVILISGYDGGTGASPKTSVQHAGLPWELGLAETHQTLLLNNLRSRVRLETDGKLMTGRDVAVAALLGAEEYGFATLPLVALGCVMMRVCHQDTCPVGIATQNPELRKKYAGDPQYVVNLLMFIAEELREYMAKLGFRTIDEMVGRVDKLRQGTAEGHWKASTVDLSKLLHTPELEECDGIRCIRAQDHGIAQSLDEQKILKACQPAIDNGTAVTAEFEIKNIDRVAGTITGSEVTRKYGAAGLPEDTIRLKFNGSAGQSFGAFVPKGMTLELEGDSNDYIGKGLSGGKIIVYPRKDAQFAAEDNILIGNVAFFGASDGEAYVRGVAGERFCVRNSGVRVVVEGTGDHGCEYMTGGRVVVLGKVGRNFGAGMSGGVAYVYDPSGILAVSGNTEMVAYSPLSDADEKTEVKAMVEKHVLHTGSTRGSMILGDWDKHVADFVRVMPNDYQRMLEAIKSFEQQGLSGEEALMAAFTANNSDASRVGGN